Proteins from a single region of Corynebacterium pseudogenitalium:
- a CDS encoding dicarboxylate/amino acid:cation symporter yields MHLPKWMTGFGAQVIAGLIIGLILGLIAAANDITWLSETLSWVGSAYVQLLKLLIPPLVFTAVVTSIANLRKVTNAARLAWQTLLWFAITAFFSVIIGIIVGTVMQPGANSSVDASSAAEPSGSGSWLGFLNTVIPSNFFGLGVKVSETSASVNFNVLQILVISLLIGVAAIKAGKAAEPFLQFSASFLEVIQVVLWWIIRLAPIGSAALIGKAVATYGWEALGNLGQFVLAIYVGLALVIFVLYPAVLAVNKVPVGGFFRRVWPVTTLGFVTRSSMGVMPVNQRTVEESMGVPREYAAFAMPLGATTKMDGCASIYPAIAALFVAQFYGLDLGATDYLLIVIVAVLGSAATAGTTGATVMLTLTLSTLGLPLAGVGLLLAIEPIIDMGRTAVNVTGQAVVAAIVAKREGILDEKIWDAAEDGAPAPQRG; encoded by the coding sequence ATGCACCTTCCAAAGTGGATGACCGGGTTCGGCGCCCAAGTGATCGCCGGCCTGATCATCGGCCTCATCCTCGGGCTCATCGCCGCGGCCAACGACATCACCTGGCTCAGCGAGACGCTCAGCTGGGTCGGCAGCGCCTATGTGCAGCTGCTGAAGCTACTCATCCCGCCACTCGTGTTCACCGCGGTGGTCACCTCTATCGCGAACCTGCGCAAGGTCACCAACGCCGCGCGCCTTGCCTGGCAGACCCTGCTGTGGTTCGCCATCACCGCGTTCTTCTCGGTGATCATCGGCATCATCGTCGGCACCGTCATGCAGCCCGGCGCGAACTCGTCTGTCGACGCCTCCTCCGCCGCCGAACCAAGCGGCTCCGGCTCCTGGCTCGGCTTCCTGAACACCGTCATCCCGTCGAACTTCTTCGGGCTTGGTGTCAAGGTCTCGGAGACGAGCGCCTCGGTGAACTTCAACGTGCTGCAGATCCTGGTGATCTCTCTGCTCATCGGCGTGGCCGCCATCAAGGCGGGCAAGGCCGCGGAGCCGTTCCTGCAGTTCTCCGCCTCTTTCCTGGAGGTCATCCAGGTGGTGCTGTGGTGGATCATCCGCCTTGCCCCAATCGGTTCGGCGGCGCTCATCGGTAAGGCCGTGGCCACCTACGGTTGGGAGGCTCTGGGCAATCTCGGCCAGTTCGTGCTGGCGATCTACGTGGGCCTCGCGCTCGTGATCTTCGTGCTGTACCCGGCGGTACTGGCCGTCAATAAGGTGCCGGTCGGTGGCTTCTTCCGCCGCGTGTGGCCGGTGACCACCCTCGGCTTCGTCACCCGCTCCTCCATGGGCGTGATGCCGGTGAACCAGCGCACCGTCGAGGAGTCGATGGGCGTGCCGCGCGAGTACGCGGCCTTCGCCATGCCGCTCGGCGCGACCACAAAGATGGACGGCTGCGCCTCCATCTACCCGGCGATCGCGGCCCTGTTCGTCGCGCAGTTCTACGGCCTCGACCTGGGCGCGACGGACTACCTGCTCATCGTGATCGTGGCCGTGCTCGGCTCCGCGGCGACCGCGGGCACCACCGGCGCGACCGTCATGCTCACGCTGACGCTGTCCACCCTGGGCCTTCCGCTGGCTGGCGTGGGCCTGCTGCTGGCCATCGAGCCGATCATCGACATGGGACGTACCGCCGTCAACGTCACCGGCCAGGCCGTCGTCGCCGCCATCGTGGCGAAGCGCGAAGGCATCCTGGACGAAAAAATTTGGGACGCCGCAGAAGACGGCGCCCCAGCTCCCCAGCGAGGATAG
- a CDS encoding ROK family protein — translation MPATRTAFHHPTTPAAKCLHLIRLQEQCVRRDLIAATGLSQPTITRAVTALANSGYIVERGDLSESTGRGRPTMPLELGEPNSLYAGVAVGTLSTYIALFDLKGRTLRSIDVDIPVAHMSPDDFVQHIMAGLHRLSAGMGRPLATVGVTTSGTVNEDGEVTAANLGWHGVPIRQQMREQFGVPVEVVSISQAIVGSEMQSSLDIDTPPVMALFADDSLACAMSTPTGVMAIDVASDHLTTQGLLNAIGQSAVQSLQEVVALAEQQSATRQALDQRARGLGSLVATLADAHTPSTVVVAGSAFIDDPQAPATFARTVVSEAERAPKLRMIPSHREIVRDIARAVALDKVLREPLCLV, via the coding sequence ATGCCTGCGACACGGACAGCGTTCCATCACCCAACAACCCCCGCCGCCAAGTGCCTGCACCTCATTCGCCTGCAGGAACAGTGCGTGCGACGAGACCTGATCGCAGCCACCGGCCTCTCGCAGCCCACCATCACCCGCGCCGTCACCGCGCTGGCAAACTCCGGCTACATCGTGGAACGCGGCGACCTGTCCGAGTCCACCGGCCGGGGCAGGCCCACCATGCCGCTCGAGCTCGGGGAACCGAACTCGCTGTACGCCGGGGTGGCCGTCGGCACCTTGAGCACCTACATCGCGCTGTTCGACCTCAAGGGGCGCACCCTGCGCAGCATCGATGTGGACATCCCCGTCGCACACATGAGTCCGGATGACTTCGTGCAGCACATCATGGCCGGGCTACACCGCCTCAGCGCCGGGATGGGCCGCCCGCTCGCAACCGTCGGCGTGACTACCTCGGGCACCGTCAACGAGGACGGCGAGGTCACCGCGGCAAACCTCGGCTGGCACGGGGTGCCGATCCGCCAGCAGATGCGGGAGCAGTTCGGCGTGCCCGTCGAGGTCGTCTCCATCAGCCAGGCGATCGTCGGCTCGGAGATGCAGTCGAGCCTGGACATCGACACCCCGCCGGTGATGGCGCTGTTCGCCGATGACTCGCTGGCCTGCGCAATGTCCACCCCGACCGGCGTGATGGCCATCGACGTCGCCAGCGATCACCTGACCACGCAGGGGCTCCTCAACGCCATCGGACAGTCGGCAGTACAGTCACTGCAGGAGGTCGTCGCGCTCGCGGAGCAGCAGTCGGCCACGCGCCAGGCGCTCGACCAGCGCGCACGCGGCCTCGGCTCACTCGTGGCCACGCTTGCCGACGCCCACACCCCCAGCACCGTCGTCGTCGCCGGCAGCGCCTTCATCGACGACCCGCAGGCGCCCGCCACGTTCGCGCGCACGGTGGTCAGCGAGGCCGAGCGCGCCCCGAAGCTGCGCATGATCCCTTCGCACCGCGAGATCGTGCGGGACATCGCGCGCGCGGTTGCACTGGATAAAGTGCTACGTGAACCGCTCTGTCTAGTTTAG
- a CDS encoding DUF885 domain-containing protein — translation MTNPLLEEHASQSEREPSLLDATCEDFLYDLAELIPTLATEIGLEGHDCDLQDFSPEYYGEVADRIRDVVADVDALNDSTDASDDEDDFDDVDNLTASLLRDRMAFKLELHHQGEDLRQLNNIDSPVQTIRDSFALMPKVSKEDFEHIEARLSKVPAALAGYRASLSEAASAGNVPAYRQIEAVIKQCGDLTDDDSVFDQLGLPEDSAVVEKAKAAFDEMATWLSTELAPHGRHDDAVGRDRYELFSEFFLGRGINLDEAYTWAKEQLKETVAEQRALAQKLYGPDATILGAYKRLNEEERYTLRGTDALLEWMNSVNEQVMRDLDGVDVTIPEGLHKVECAIDHAGSGGIFYTPPSDDLIRPGTMWWSVPEGQEVFHTWQELTTVFHEGIPGHHLQIGTALMQRNDLNLWRRTACWNSAHGEGWALYAEELMGEHGHFDDPGFRMGLLDARRLRLARVMIDIGVHLKKATPDGTGVWDAAYAKAFLRDNSAMPESHIAFELDRYLGWPGQAPSYAIGYRDWCSLRDSALEQGMTLRQFHDKALKFGSMPMDMLAHEVLNHHD, via the coding sequence ATGACCAATCCTTTGCTTGAGGAGCACGCATCCCAGTCAGAACGCGAGCCTTCGCTACTCGACGCCACCTGCGAAGACTTTCTCTACGACCTCGCCGAGCTGATCCCTACCCTGGCAACGGAGATCGGCCTCGAAGGCCACGACTGCGACCTGCAGGACTTCAGCCCCGAGTACTACGGCGAAGTCGCCGACCGCATCCGTGACGTCGTCGCCGACGTCGACGCGCTCAACGACTCCACGGACGCCTCCGACGACGAAGACGACTTCGACGACGTCGACAATCTCACCGCTTCGCTGCTGCGCGACCGGATGGCATTCAAGTTGGAGCTGCACCACCAGGGCGAGGACCTGCGCCAGCTCAACAACATCGATTCGCCGGTGCAGACCATCCGCGACTCCTTCGCGCTGATGCCGAAGGTGAGCAAGGAGGACTTCGAACACATTGAGGCGCGCCTGTCCAAGGTGCCGGCGGCGCTCGCGGGCTATCGCGCGTCGCTTTCGGAGGCGGCGTCGGCAGGCAATGTGCCTGCGTACCGCCAGATCGAAGCCGTGATCAAGCAGTGCGGCGACCTCACCGACGACGACAGCGTCTTCGACCAGCTGGGTCTGCCGGAGGACTCGGCCGTCGTCGAAAAGGCGAAGGCTGCATTCGACGAGATGGCCACCTGGCTGTCCACCGAGCTCGCGCCACACGGCCGCCACGACGACGCCGTCGGCCGCGACCGCTACGAACTCTTCTCCGAGTTCTTCTTGGGCCGCGGCATCAACCTCGACGAGGCCTACACCTGGGCCAAGGAGCAGCTGAAGGAAACCGTCGCTGAGCAGCGCGCGCTCGCGCAGAAGCTCTACGGCCCGGACGCCACCATCCTGGGTGCGTACAAGCGTCTCAACGAGGAGGAGCGCTACACCCTGCGCGGCACCGACGCCCTGCTGGAGTGGATGAACTCCGTCAACGAGCAGGTCATGCGGGACCTCGACGGCGTTGACGTCACCATCCCGGAGGGCCTGCACAAGGTAGAGTGCGCGATTGACCACGCCGGTTCCGGCGGCATCTTCTACACCCCGCCGTCCGACGACCTGATCCGCCCCGGCACCATGTGGTGGTCAGTGCCGGAGGGCCAGGAAGTGTTCCACACCTGGCAGGAGCTCACCACCGTCTTCCACGAGGGTATCCCGGGCCACCACCTGCAGATCGGCACCGCGCTCATGCAGCGCAACGACCTCAACCTGTGGCGTCGCACCGCGTGCTGGAACTCCGCACACGGCGAGGGCTGGGCGCTCTACGCCGAGGAGCTCATGGGGGAGCACGGCCACTTCGACGACCCAGGCTTCCGCATGGGGCTTCTCGACGCCCGCCGGCTCCGCCTCGCCCGCGTCATGATCGACATCGGCGTCCACCTCAAGAAGGCCACCCCGGACGGCACCGGCGTGTGGGACGCCGCCTACGCCAAGGCGTTCCTGCGCGACAACTCCGCCATGCCAGAGTCCCACATCGCCTTCGAACTGGACCGCTACCTGGGCTGGCCGGGCCAGGCGCCGAGCTACGCCATCGGCTACCGCGACTGGTGCTCACTGCGCGACAGCGCCCTGGAGCAGGGCATGACGCTGCGCCAGTTCCACGACAAGGCGCTCAAGTTCGGGTCGATGCCGATGGACATGCTGGCCCACGAGGTGCTCAACCACCACGACTAG
- a CDS encoding AbrB family transcriptional regulator, giving the protein MLRWCVVVPVSIALGWAFSALHLPAAWILGAIVASGAVALRSGRDLPINELLFTCTRGVIGVLAALPLVGIPPKTLLPFLLPGLLAAASMIGLAYVGGAVLARKGISQETGVLSLLAGGASLMPVIAKEIGADVRYVALTQYLRLLVVSMTLPVVAGLLTTKHASATEHLEPYWWMWLLVPALVAVGQPIAKVLHIPNPSIFGPMIVTAVVGSFMDVVIVPPEPLNIAAFLCIGWACGGGLSVPALKQFSRLLPITIVYIAALMAACAGLGWLLALWLNISFYEGYLATTPGALETVLALTAEGGVGPAVVAVQLIRLICILLFAGYLPKLVNWQNRKRNG; this is encoded by the coding sequence ATGCTTCGTTGGTGTGTGGTCGTCCCGGTGTCAATCGCGCTCGGTTGGGCCTTCAGCGCGCTGCACCTTCCGGCCGCGTGGATCCTGGGGGCGATCGTCGCATCGGGCGCGGTGGCGCTGCGCAGCGGGCGCGACCTTCCCATCAACGAGCTCCTGTTCACGTGCACCCGCGGCGTGATCGGCGTACTGGCGGCGCTGCCACTGGTGGGCATCCCCCCGAAGACGCTGTTGCCGTTCCTGCTGCCCGGCCTGCTGGCCGCGGCGAGCATGATCGGGTTGGCCTACGTGGGCGGCGCGGTGCTCGCGCGCAAGGGAATCTCGCAGGAAACCGGGGTGTTGTCGCTGCTCGCGGGCGGTGCGTCGCTCATGCCGGTCATCGCGAAGGAGATTGGTGCCGACGTCCGCTACGTCGCTCTGACGCAGTACCTGCGCCTGCTCGTCGTGTCGATGACGCTGCCGGTGGTGGCGGGGCTGCTCACTACCAAGCACGCCTCCGCCACGGAGCATCTGGAGCCCTACTGGTGGATGTGGTTGCTGGTGCCGGCGCTGGTGGCGGTTGGGCAGCCGATCGCGAAGGTGCTGCACATCCCGAACCCGTCGATTTTCGGCCCGATGATCGTCACCGCAGTGGTCGGCTCCTTCATGGACGTGGTCATCGTTCCGCCGGAGCCGCTGAACATCGCGGCGTTCTTGTGCATTGGCTGGGCGTGCGGCGGCGGCCTATCCGTACCTGCCCTGAAGCAGTTCTCCCGCCTGCTGCCCATCACGATCGTCTACATCGCCGCCCTCATGGCAGCCTGCGCCGGACTGGGCTGGCTGCTGGCGCTGTGGCTGAATATCAGCTTCTACGAGGGGTACCTGGCCACCACGCCAGGCGCACTCGAGACGGTGCTGGCACTCACCGCGGAGGGCGGGGTGGGCCCGGCGGTCGTGGCGGTCCAGCTGATCCGCCTGATCTGCATCCTGCTGTTCGCGGGTTACCTGCCGAAGTTGGTCAACTGGCAGAATCGCAAACGCAACGGCTAG
- a CDS encoding TSUP family transporter: MIVALLIASLTAGWIDAVIGGGGLVLIPVLMSTTGMPAAAVLATNKFAAFTGTSSAAVTMVRKVGVPRCTWGFALAAMCASAGGALAVALVSDSVIRPLIIVLLLAVGIFVVCKPSFGSEGNRIITPRRVALGVAVALLVGGYDGVFGPGTGMFLIMAFTAVFSQTFLESAAMAKVVNTATNIGALGVFIAGGYVDWSLAIALAIANVIGAQLGARTVLQGGSKLVRIALLTLVVVLCARLGWQEFVQ, encoded by the coding sequence ATGATTGTCGCCCTGCTGATTGCATCACTGACCGCCGGCTGGATTGACGCCGTCATCGGCGGCGGTGGCCTGGTGCTCATCCCTGTGCTGATGTCCACCACCGGCATGCCTGCCGCCGCCGTCCTGGCGACGAATAAGTTCGCGGCGTTCACCGGCACCTCCTCCGCCGCGGTCACCATGGTGCGCAAGGTTGGGGTTCCGCGCTGCACGTGGGGCTTCGCGCTCGCCGCGATGTGCGCCTCCGCGGGCGGTGCGCTGGCCGTCGCGCTCGTCAGCGACTCCGTGATACGCCCACTCATCATTGTGTTACTGCTGGCAGTGGGCATCTTCGTGGTGTGTAAGCCCTCGTTTGGGTCGGAGGGCAACCGCATCATCACGCCGCGCCGGGTGGCGCTCGGCGTCGCGGTGGCCCTGCTCGTCGGTGGGTACGACGGCGTCTTCGGCCCCGGCACCGGCATGTTCCTCATCATGGCGTTTACAGCTGTGTTCTCTCAAACCTTCCTCGAGTCCGCGGCGATGGCGAAGGTGGTCAACACCGCGACGAACATCGGCGCGCTCGGAGTGTTCATCGCCGGGGGCTACGTGGACTGGTCGCTGGCAATCGCGCTCGCGATCGCGAACGTCATCGGCGCGCAGCTCGGCGCGCGCACCGTGCTGCAGGGCGGGTCCAAGTTGGTCCGAATCGCCTTATTGACGCTCGTAGTTGTTCTATGCGCGCGGCTTGGGTGGCAAGAATTCGTGCAATAA
- a CDS encoding TetR/AcrR family transcriptional regulator, with translation MEKQQKILRPARRAATEQKIFASVLSIARDRGLHSVTIDEVVADCGVAKTTIYRRYADRREMITAALDSIALQIPIYLPTTRAEFVKYMIDLQRYLDETLGVRLIGSIIASAEPFVSQWRLRLETEILERMVEGIRKGMDEGLYNPNINPYAFVGMLLGGIVMRQAFSEASAERHAENTATVLWPQLAVDPDRRND, from the coding sequence GTGGAAAAGCAGCAGAAGATTCTTAGGCCGGCCCGTAGGGCAGCAACCGAGCAGAAGATTTTCGCGTCGGTGCTCAGCATCGCCCGCGATCGCGGATTGCACTCTGTAACGATCGACGAGGTTGTGGCGGATTGTGGTGTCGCAAAGACGACGATCTACCGCCGCTACGCTGACCGCCGCGAGATGATCACCGCGGCGCTGGACTCAATCGCGCTCCAGATCCCGATCTACCTCCCCACCACGCGCGCAGAGTTCGTAAAATACATGATTGACCTGCAGCGCTACCTCGACGAGACGCTGGGTGTGCGGCTGATCGGCTCCATCATCGCCAGCGCAGAGCCTTTCGTGTCGCAGTGGCGTCTGCGCCTTGAAACCGAAATCCTCGAACGGATGGTGGAGGGGATCCGCAAGGGGATGGACGAGGGCCTGTATAACCCGAACATCAACCCGTACGCCTTCGTGGGCATGCTGCTCGGCGGCATTGTTATGCGCCAGGCGTTCAGTGAGGCCTCCGCCGAGCGGCACGCCGAAAATACCGCGACGGTCCTGTGGCCACAGCTAGCTGTGGACCCGGACCGCCGAAACGATTAG
- a CDS encoding basic amino acid/polyamine antiporter, giving the protein MTNAQSHTVTMWTLVSLIIGSTIGSGIFALPQNIGSVASPGAMLIGWVIAGVGMLSIAFVFQILARRKPHLDSGVYSYVRAGLGDFIGFTSGLGYWLGSVMAQVGYATLFFSTVAYYFAPLNNRWVLAVAVSVMTWGIFIMLTRGVKQAAVMNVVTTVAKLVPILCFIVLVAFLGFSWDKFTLDFWGEGSAIPFSQQLQGIMLYTVWVFIGIEGASVYSKQAKTRKDVGRATIIGFLSVLLLLVLVSTLSYGVLTQEELAALPENSMGAVLEAVVGPWGGVFISIGLCLSVLGAYVSWQMLCAEPIVLMANDGLLPQSLGVANKAGSPFRAQLISTVVIQLFVIIFFANETSYNAMVQLATIMYLLPYIFSSLYLILLAVRGKGLNHPNAGVRFDDSGPEVSRSDNQRHLIVGAVGFVYSMWLIYAADPVYVLFGALAVVPGIIPYVWTRIANKERLFNSFEWVVVAIVIAGAIAAVVGLANGSLQL; this is encoded by the coding sequence ATGACTAATGCCCAATCACACACGGTGACCATGTGGACGCTGGTGTCGCTCATTATTGGCTCCACCATTGGCTCCGGCATCTTCGCCTTGCCGCAAAATATTGGCTCCGTGGCGAGCCCCGGCGCAATGCTCATCGGCTGGGTTATCGCCGGGGTGGGCATGCTCTCCATCGCGTTCGTGTTCCAGATCCTGGCGCGGCGCAAACCGCACCTGGACTCGGGCGTGTACTCCTATGTACGCGCTGGCCTGGGCGACTTCATCGGGTTCACCTCTGGACTGGGCTACTGGTTGGGTTCCGTGATGGCACAGGTGGGCTACGCCACCCTGTTCTTCTCCACGGTGGCCTACTACTTCGCCCCGCTGAATAATCGGTGGGTGCTGGCTGTGGCGGTATCCGTGATGACGTGGGGCATCTTCATCATGCTGACCCGCGGCGTGAAGCAGGCTGCCGTGATGAACGTGGTCACCACGGTGGCCAAGCTGGTGCCGATCCTCTGCTTCATCGTCTTGGTCGCCTTCCTCGGCTTCTCCTGGGACAAGTTCACCTTGGACTTCTGGGGCGAGGGCTCGGCCATCCCGTTCTCGCAGCAGCTGCAGGGCATCATGCTCTACACCGTGTGGGTCTTCATCGGCATTGAGGGCGCCTCCGTGTACTCCAAGCAGGCGAAAACCCGCAAGGACGTGGGCCGCGCGACCATCATCGGCTTCCTGTCGGTGCTGTTGCTGCTGGTCTTAGTGTCCACGCTCTCCTACGGCGTGCTCACCCAGGAGGAGCTGGCGGCGCTGCCGGAGAACTCGATGGGTGCCGTGCTTGAGGCGGTCGTCGGCCCGTGGGGCGGCGTGTTCATCTCAATCGGCCTGTGTCTGTCGGTGCTGGGCGCGTACGTATCCTGGCAGATGCTGTGTGCCGAGCCGATCGTGCTCATGGCGAACGACGGCCTGCTGCCGCAGTCGCTCGGCGTGGCCAACAAAGCGGGCTCCCCGTTCCGCGCGCAGCTGATCTCCACCGTGGTGATCCAGCTGTTCGTGATCATCTTCTTCGCCAACGAGACGTCCTATAACGCGATGGTGCAGCTGGCGACCATCATGTACCTGCTGCCGTACATCTTCTCCTCGCTGTACCTCATCCTGCTCGCGGTGCGCGGCAAGGGGCTTAACCACCCGAACGCGGGCGTGCGTTTCGACGACTCCGGTCCGGAGGTCAGCCGCAGCGACAACCAGCGCCACCTCATCGTCGGCGCGGTCGGTTTCGTGTACTCGATGTGGCTGATCTACGCCGCCGACCCGGTCTACGTGCTCTTCGGCGCGCTCGCCGTGGTTCCGGGCATCATCCCGTACGTGTGGACGCGCATCGCGAACAAGGAGCGCCTCTTCAACAGCTTCGAGTGGGTTGTGGTGGCGATCGTGATCGCGGGCGCTATCGCAGCCGTGGTCGGCCTGGCCAACGGCTCTCTGCAGCTCTAG
- a CDS encoding Rib/alpha-like domain-containing protein codes for MRGRITAAACAVMLACTSPHAVAVETAHGQAIVQGNYPVTTVTIGSTETLPPPLPRGQAWYSGTSIPSWAHLSEADGSIELTPSVGVDPGDYQWPVVAHYGDESTEIIPVRVTVANPGTDEGVAPDFLKPLGFEQITPKCSKTSLAVGIPLLALIPLGFATQMGLPIVAVQDSVNLQITNLAKPVNIHLKPRQYNRRNADLGIASVLTVAGLVGGGIIYSACASFEQ; via the coding sequence ATGCGTGGCCGGATTACAGCTGCTGCGTGTGCAGTCATGCTTGCCTGCACCTCCCCACATGCCGTGGCGGTAGAAACTGCGCACGGACAGGCGATCGTGCAGGGCAATTACCCCGTTACAACCGTAACTATCGGTAGTACGGAAACACTACCCCCACCACTGCCCAGGGGCCAAGCCTGGTACAGCGGCACGAGTATCCCCAGCTGGGCGCACCTTTCTGAAGCCGATGGCTCCATCGAGCTGACGCCATCTGTCGGCGTCGATCCTGGCGATTACCAGTGGCCAGTCGTTGCCCACTACGGCGACGAATCCACGGAAATCATCCCGGTCCGAGTCACTGTGGCGAACCCGGGAACGGATGAAGGCGTGGCACCGGACTTCCTGAAGCCGCTCGGTTTTGAGCAGATCACGCCGAAGTGTTCCAAGACTTCCTTGGCAGTGGGCATTCCGCTGCTGGCACTGATCCCGCTCGGCTTTGCCACCCAAATGGGGCTACCAATCGTTGCGGTGCAGGACAGCGTTAACCTGCAGATTACAAACCTGGCGAAGCCGGTGAACATTCACCTCAAGCCGCGCCAGTACAACCGCCGCAATGCGGACCTCGGCATCGCGTCGGTGCTGACGGTCGCTGGCCTTGTCGGCGGCGGCATCATTTATTCAGCGTGCGCTTCGTTCGAGCAGTAG
- a CDS encoding ATP-dependent RNA helicase, producing MPEHAFDLGKIGEGLPVAKVIGELPRTGPLVVEAPPGTGKTTLVPPAVANVCGKTLVTAPRRVAVRSAAKRLADLDGSRLGQRVGYSIRGEHRDGSLVEFVTPGVLLNRLLQDPGLEGVNAVIIDEVHERGLDTDLVLAMCMETALLRDDLYLCAMSATLDARRFADHMGAEVLSTEAATYPVEVTYAPHAGRMQGSREFYRHVAALAEAPERTLVFVPGVREVELVASFLDDATPLHGRLSSAEQDAALYGDAAVVVSTNVAESSVTVPGVRRVVDAGLTRVPRRDARGMTGLVTVSAAKSSADQRAGRAGRLGPGTVVRAYSETDYQHFQPDVAPEIATSDLTQAALQLAAWASPDLPLLDPPPAHHLAAAQETLRLIGALDDEHRITALGEKLVRMPVDPRLGAALVKFGSGAADTVAKLADQPAKRLARLVHQSAPVAPGDVIAAAYPQWVAKRDGGEYLLASGTRARLDVPIGAPEWIAAAEVQRTARGAVIRAAEPLAMPQERVEEHVRASLVDGKVRARRVKAIGAIELSATPIRPEPHEVEEALRDISFEDFALDSAATALKQRLDFLHATIGEPWPDVTKGDYSLEVAQLARGASIRELDMRQALMRQLPWPEASRLDELAPTRIAQGKLDYSTGRPVVRLKLQLAFGLADSPVIGGQRVLFHLLSPAGRELAVTDDLRSFWNGPYQDVRKEMRGRYPKHPWPEDPWTATPTARTKRTLNK from the coding sequence ATGCCTGAGCACGCGTTTGACCTGGGCAAGATTGGGGAGGGGCTGCCCGTCGCGAAGGTGATTGGGGAGCTGCCGCGCACCGGGCCGCTGGTGGTGGAGGCGCCGCCTGGGACGGGTAAGACGACGCTGGTGCCACCGGCGGTGGCAAATGTGTGTGGGAAGACGCTGGTGACGGCGCCGCGGCGTGTGGCAGTGCGTTCGGCGGCGAAGCGGCTGGCGGACCTGGATGGGTCGCGGCTTGGGCAGCGGGTGGGCTACTCCATTCGTGGTGAGCATCGGGATGGTTCGCTGGTGGAGTTTGTGACGCCGGGTGTGCTGCTGAACCGCCTGTTGCAGGACCCTGGCCTGGAGGGCGTCAACGCGGTGATCATCGACGAGGTGCACGAGCGTGGCCTGGACACCGACCTGGTGCTGGCCATGTGCATGGAGACTGCCCTGCTGCGCGATGACCTGTACCTGTGCGCCATGTCGGCGACGCTGGACGCGCGCCGCTTCGCCGACCACATGGGCGCCGAGGTGCTGTCCACGGAGGCGGCGACCTACCCCGTCGAGGTCACATATGCTCCGCACGCTGGGCGGATGCAGGGTTCGCGCGAGTTCTACCGGCATGTGGCCGCCCTCGCGGAGGCGCCGGAGCGCACCCTGGTGTTCGTGCCGGGGGTGCGGGAGGTGGAGCTCGTCGCCAGCTTTCTTGACGACGCCACTCCGCTCCACGGCCGCTTGTCCTCCGCGGAGCAGGACGCCGCGCTCTACGGGGATGCTGCGGTGGTGGTGTCGACGAACGTTGCGGAGTCCTCGGTGACGGTGCCGGGTGTGCGCCGCGTGGTGGATGCCGGGCTTACCCGGGTGCCGCGGCGGGATGCCCGCGGGATGACGGGCTTGGTGACGGTCTCTGCGGCGAAAAGCAGTGCGGACCAGCGGGCGGGCCGCGCCGGTCGCCTGGGGCCTGGCACGGTGGTGCGGGCCTACTCGGAGACGGACTACCAGCACTTTCAACCGGATGTGGCGCCGGAGATCGCGACGAGTGACCTCACGCAGGCGGCGCTGCAATTGGCGGCGTGGGCGTCGCCAGACTTGCCGCTGCTGGACCCTCCCCCGGCGCACCACTTGGCCGCTGCACAGGAGACGCTGCGGCTCATCGGCGCGCTGGACGATGAGCACCGCATCACCGCCCTCGGTGAGAAGCTGGTGCGCATGCCGGTGGATCCGCGGCTGGGGGCCGCGTTGGTGAAGTTCGGCTCGGGCGCTGCGGACACGGTGGCCAAACTCGCCGACCAGCCCGCGAAACGCCTGGCCAGACTCGTACACCAGTCAGCGCCGGTGGCGCCTGGCGACGTGATCGCGGCGGCGTACCCCCAGTGGGTGGCCAAGCGCGACGGGGGCGAGTACCTGCTTGCCTCAGGAACGAGGGCGCGGCTGGACGTGCCGATCGGCGCCCCGGAGTGGATCGCGGCCGCAGAGGTGCAGCGCACTGCGCGGGGTGCGGTGATCCGCGCGGCGGAACCGCTTGCGATGCCGCAGGAGCGCGTCGAGGAGCACGTGCGCGCATCACTGGTGGACGGGAAAGTGCGCGCACGCAGGGTCAAAGCCATCGGCGCCATCGAACTGAGCGCCACCCCGATCCGCCCCGAGCCCCACGAGGTGGAAGAGGCACTGCGCGACATCAGCTTCGAAGATTTCGCGCTTGATAGCGCCGCCACCGCCCTCAAGCAGCGCCTCGATTTCCTGCACGCCACCATCGGCGAGCCGTGGCCGGACGTGACCAAGGGCGACTACTCGCTGGAGGTGGCGCAGTTGGCCAGGGGGGCGTCGATAAGAGAGCTGGACATGCGACAGGCGCTGATGCGGCAACTGCCGTGGCCCGAGGCTTCGCGGCTCGACGAGCTGGCGCCGACGCGCATCGCGCAAGGCAAGCTGGACTACTCGACGGGCCGACCCGTCGTGCGGCTGAAGCTGCAGCTGGCGTTCGGGCTGGCGGACTCGCCGGTGATTGGCGGGCAGCGGGTGCTGTTCCACCTACTCTCCCCTGCTGGGCGCGAGCTGGCGGTCACGGACGACCTGCGCAGTTTTTGGAACGGGCCCTACCAGGACGTGCGTAAGGAGATGCGCGGGCGCTACCCGAAGCACCCGTGGCCGGAGGACCCGTGGACGGCGACGCCTACTGCTCGAACGAAGCGCACGCTGAATAAATGA